One Oryza sativa Japonica Group chromosome 8, ASM3414082v1 DNA window includes the following coding sequences:
- the LOC4345521 gene encoding 7-deoxyloganetin glucosyltransferase, which translates to MGSFSAAEETTATAAARPHAVMVPYPAQGHVTPMLKLAVLLHARGFHVTFVNNEFNHRRLLRARGAGALDGAPGFRFAAIDDGLPPSDADATQDVPALCHSVRTTCLPRFKALLAKLDEEADADAGAGAGDARRVTCVVADSTMAFAILAARELGLRCATLWTASACGFMGYYHYKHLDRGLFPLKSEADLSNGHLDTKMDWIPGMPADLRLRDLPSFVRSTDRDDIMFNFFIDVTATMPLASAVILNTFDELDAPLMVAMSALLPPIYTVGPLHLTARNNLPADSPVAGVGSNLWKEQGEALRWLDGRPPRSVVYVNFGSITVMSAEHLLEFAWGLAGSGYAFLWNVRPDLVKGDAAALPPEFAAATGERSMLTTWCPQAEVLEHEAVGVFLTHSGWNSTLESIVGGVPMVCWPFFAEQQTNCRYKRTEWGIGAEIPDDVRRGEVEALIREAMDGEKGREMRRRVAELRESAVASGQQGDRSMQNLDRLIDEVLLA; encoded by the exons ATGGGGTCCTtctcggcggcggaggagacgacggcgacggcggcggcgcggccgcacgCCGTGATGGTCCCGTACCCGGCGCAGGGCCACGTCACGCCGATGCTGAAGCTGGCCGTGCTGCTCCACGCGCGCGGGTTCCACGTCACCTTCGTCAACAACGAGTtcaaccaccgccgcctcctccgcgcccgcggcgccggcgcgctcgACGGCGCCCCCGGGTTCAGGTTCGCCGCCATCGACGACGGGCTCCCGCCgtccgacgccgacgccacccAGGACGTCCCGGCGTTATGCCACTCCGTCCGGACCACCTGCCTGCCCAGGTTCAAGGCGCTCCTCGCCAAACTTGACGAGGAGGCCGACGCcgatgccggcgccggcgccggcgacgcgcggcgCGTCACCTGCGTCGTCGCCGACAGCACCATGGCCTtcgccatcctcgccgcgcGCGAGCTCGGCCTCCGCTGCGCCACGCTCTGGACCGCCAGCGCGTGCGGTTTCATGGGCTACTACCACTACAAACACCTCGACCGCGGCCTCTTCCCCCTCAAAA GCGAGGCTGACCTCAGCAATGGGCACTTGGACACGAAGATGGATTGGATCCCGGGCATGCCAGCCGACCTGCGCCTGCGCGACCTCCCGAGCTTCGTGCGGAGCACTGACCGTGACGACATCATGTTCAACTTCTTCATCGACGTGACGGCGACCATGCCACTGGCGTCGGCGGTGATCCTCAACACCTTCGACGAGCTCGACGCGCCGCTGATGGTCGCCATGTCCGCGCTGCTCCCGCCGATCTACACCGTCGGCCCGCTCCACCTGACGGCGCGGAACAACCTGCCGGCGGACAgccccgtcgccggcgtcgggtCCAACCTGTGGAAGGAGCAGGGCGAGGCGCTCCGGTGGCTGgacggccggccgccgcgctccgTCGTGTACGTCAACTTCGGGAGCATCACGGTGATGTCGGCCGAGCACCTGCTGGAGTTCGCGTGGGGGCTCGCCGGCAGCGGCTACGCGTTCCTGTGGAACGTGCGCCCCGACCTCGTGAAGGgggacgccgccgcgctgccgccggagttcgcggcggcgacgggggagaGGAGCATGCTGACGACGTGGTGCCCGCAGGCGGAGGTGCTGGAGCACGAGGCGGTGGGGGTGTTCCTCACCCACTCCGGGTGGAACTCGACGCTGGAGAGCATCGTCGGCGGCGTGCCGATGGTGTGCTGGCCGTTCTTCGCCGAGCAGCAGACCAACTGCCGGTACAAGCGCACGGAGTGGGGGATCGGGGCGGAGATCCCCGACGACGTgcggcgcggcgaggtggaggcgctGATACGGGAGGCCATGGatggggagaaggggagggagatgcggcggcgcgtggccgaGCTCAGGGAGAGCGCCGTCGCGTCGGGGCAGCAGGGCGACCGGTCTATGCAGAACCTCGACAGGCTGATCGACGAGGTGCTCCTGGCTTGA
- the LOC9271228 gene encoding uncharacterized protein, with protein sequence MAFSSVFRRGNVKELISNVSVYTSAAESSGGLSLIFKRWATKKTAGSTKNGRDSNPKYLGVKKFGGEKVEPGNIIIRQRGTRFHPGNYVGMGKDHTLFCLKEGHVRFERNKLTGRKWVHVDPVAGHVLHPVYASDSTPAAEMEPL encoded by the exons ATGGCTTTTTCATCAGTTTTCAGGAGAGGAAATGTCAAAGAATTGATCTCAAATGTTTCGGTCTACACTAGCGCAGCAG AGTCATCTGGAGGATTGAGCTTGATTTTTAAGCGTTGGGCCACCAAAAAGACAGCTGGATCAACAAAAAATGGCCGTGACTCTAACCCTAAGTATTTGGGTGTTAAAAAGTTTGGCGGAGAG AAAGTGGAGCCAGGAAACATCATCATCCGCCAAAGAGGAACCCGCTTCCATCCTGGGAACTACGTTGGCATGGGGAAGGACCATACTCTCTTCTGTCTGAAAGAAGGACATGTGCGATTCGAGCGCAACAAGCTGACTGGCAGGAAATGGGTTCATGTTGATCCTGTTGCTGGGCATGTGCTCCACCCTGTCTACGCCAGTGATTCGACCCCTGCAGCTGAAATGGAGCCATTGTAA